The Metabacillus litoralis genome contains a region encoding:
- a CDS encoding ABC transporter substrate-binding protein has product MKKLLSVLTIMTVLFLTACGLNGGGSTEQATSDSGESKSNGGKKTLEFWHIDTGEKEAVYEEAVERFKEKHPDVDVKVLQIPNDAYKQKLSVAMSGNDAPDVFHSWGGGWLKNFVDQGKVYDITETTDKSHFNELALNNATFDGKVYGQPLSLSIDVVFYNKELFDKYGLKAPKTYDEWLNVIDTLKENEIIPIALTNQTKWPGAYYLMNFASRIAGPELFESAFNREGRGFDDPAYVEAGKYIQELVERDAFNPGFNGVPYDEGQGRQLMYTGQAAMMDMTISFLNNVRQEAPEFEEKLDFFLFPTIPGGKGNETHVGAATGPVWSVAQNSENPDLAAELVNELTSKETAQNYTDRTGSLTGVKDVVPADEFTKRFYEVVEQATHLQMPYDQTLPPELAELHKDTTQAVFGLDMTPEDAAKKMEEKAKELLE; this is encoded by the coding sequence ATGAAAAAATTACTTTCTGTTTTAACGATAATGACTGTTTTGTTTCTAACTGCATGTGGACTTAATGGTGGTGGCTCTACAGAACAGGCAACATCTGATTCTGGTGAGAGTAAGTCTAACGGAGGGAAAAAGACACTTGAATTCTGGCATATTGATACAGGGGAAAAAGAGGCAGTTTATGAAGAAGCAGTTGAACGATTCAAGGAAAAGCATCCTGACGTAGATGTAAAGGTTCTTCAAATTCCAAATGATGCATACAAGCAAAAGTTATCTGTTGCTATGTCTGGAAATGATGCACCAGATGTATTCCATAGTTGGGGTGGAGGATGGCTGAAGAACTTTGTGGACCAGGGGAAGGTATATGATATCACAGAAACAACAGATAAATCTCACTTTAATGAACTGGCTTTGAACAATGCTACATTTGACGGCAAGGTTTACGGTCAGCCATTAAGTCTTTCAATTGATGTTGTTTTCTATAATAAAGAGTTATTTGATAAGTACGGTCTAAAAGCACCAAAAACTTATGATGAATGGTTAAATGTGATCGATACACTAAAAGAAAACGAAATTATTCCTATTGCATTAACAAACCAAACAAAATGGCCCGGAGCTTATTATTTAATGAACTTTGCAAGTAGAATTGCTGGGCCTGAACTGTTTGAGAGTGCTTTTAATAGAGAGGGTAGAGGCTTTGATGACCCAGCTTATGTTGAGGCAGGAAAGTATATTCAAGAATTGGTAGAAAGAGACGCGTTTAATCCAGGATTTAACGGTGTACCGTATGATGAAGGTCAAGGGCGTCAGTTAATGTATACTGGTCAAGCAGCGATGATGGATATGACAATCTCATTCTTAAATAACGTAAGACAAGAGGCTCCTGAATTCGAGGAAAAGTTAGACTTTTTCTTATTCCCAACTATTCCTGGAGGTAAAGGGAACGAAACACATGTTGGGGCAGCAACCGGACCTGTTTGGTCAGTTGCACAAAACAGTGAAAACCCTGACTTAGCTGCTGAGTTAGTTAATGAACTAACAAGCAAAGAAACAGCGCAAAATTACACAGATCGCACTGGCTCATTAACAGGTGTGAAAGATGTTGTTCCAGCTGATGAATTTACAAAACGTTTTTATGAAGTGGTAGAACAAGCAACTCATTTACAAATGCCGTATGATCAAACTCTTCCACCTGAATTAGCAGAATTACACAAAGACACGACTCAAGCTGTATTTGGGCTAGATATGACACCTGAAGATGCTGCAAAGAAAATGGAAGAAAAAGCAAAAGAGCTTTTAGAGTAG
- a CDS encoding carbohydrate ABC transporter permease, whose amino-acid sequence MDTHIKVAENRTVVKKVSRTQKKIKSALTISAFVAPAIIIYAVYVLFPIMSTLMYSFYKWDGMGVGVFIGLQNYVDLFKDAIFWRALTNNTWVVLTSVFAQIPLGLIMALMLFAPIKGIKFFSSVYFFPFLMSTVAIGLLWVLMFDPINGIINSIINVFGFENVSWLSETNTALFAVLLVIVWQFSPFYMILFKAAIVGIPDELYEAAEIDGASSFQKFFQITLPLLMPTIVSSSILAIVGSLKAFDIFYIMTGGGPNHGTELLGTYMFKQAFINFNMGYASAIAFIMFFLALFVTIIIQVMDHLRKKKGAYGI is encoded by the coding sequence ATGGATACACATATAAAAGTGGCTGAAAATAGGACGGTAGTCAAAAAAGTATCACGTACACAAAAGAAAATAAAAAGCGCCTTAACTATTAGTGCATTTGTCGCCCCTGCCATTATTATTTATGCAGTCTATGTTTTGTTCCCTATTATGTCTACCCTCATGTACAGTTTTTATAAATGGGACGGAATGGGAGTAGGAGTATTTATAGGATTACAAAATTATGTTGACCTTTTTAAAGACGCAATTTTTTGGAGAGCCCTCACAAATAATACATGGGTAGTGTTAACCTCGGTATTTGCTCAAATTCCTCTTGGGTTAATTATGGCACTTATGTTATTTGCACCAATAAAAGGAATTAAATTCTTTAGCAGTGTTTATTTCTTTCCATTTCTTATGTCAACAGTAGCAATCGGTTTGTTATGGGTTTTAATGTTTGATCCAATAAATGGGATAATCAATAGTATCATTAATGTATTTGGATTTGAAAATGTTTCATGGCTAAGTGAAACAAATACAGCATTATTTGCTGTATTATTGGTTATTGTTTGGCAATTCTCTCCGTTTTATATGATTCTTTTTAAAGCAGCCATTGTTGGAATACCGGATGAATTATATGAAGCTGCTGAAATTGATGGTGCAAGTTCTTTCCAAAAGTTTTTTCAGATTACATTACCTCTCCTGATGCCAACAATTGTAAGCTCTTCAATTCTAGCAATTGTAGGTTCGTTAAAAGCATTTGATATCTTCTATATTATGACAGGTGGAGGGCCTAACCACGGAACGGAACTATTAGGAACGTATATGTTTAAACAGGCTTTTATCAACTTCAATATGGGCTATGCTAGTGCTATTGCCTTTATTATGTTCTTCTTAGCCTTATTCGTTACGATTATTATTCAGGTAATGGATCATTTACGTAAAAAGAAAGGAGCCTACGGAATATGA